GTATTTAGATCACATTATTGCGCCCTTGTGGacatataaacatataaatacatttctTGTTGTGTAGTTGTCCTCAGTGTCAGTGTGAACAATGTTTAAAGCGTACGGCGTTGTGATATTGAGCTTTGTAATTGTTAGAATATCGGTAAGATTATAGatcaaattaagaaaatattgcaTTAGTTTTATCGAACTAAAGAAAATAAGATTTGGAAGATAGTACGCTTTCATTCcattataaaaaattgttaaccCAATATAATTTTACAGGCAGGCTTGGATACCGAAAAATGCCAAGACTATGGTCAAGTAAGTTAATTTTGAATATCTAAaaacttaaatacaaaataaaattgtatgtggCCGTGGTAAATACTGATTATGAACTATTGCGCCACTTTCACACATGGCCCTATCCTGATGGCAAGCTATTTATTAAGTTGTGTTATGAGTGCTAACGCAAGTGATATActtcatttaaattttttatacatGTCATAACACCTAAAACACAACCAACGAGCatcaaataagatttttttttctagcatCTATTGGATTGTTGCAAGAAAGAGTTTCCATCAAACAGATTTCCGATACCAGATGATATATCAGAGTGCCGTCATATGAATCTTTCAATGGTGagaatgtttttataattttggcCTCATTCATATTGCTACTGAAAATTCTACATATCGCTGAGAAGTCACGTGCCATCGACTGTAATACTAATGGTTTTTTACAGTGCGAAGAAGACATGTGTGAAGGTAAAAAAATGGGTTTTATTACCGATGATGGTAAGCTAGACACAGTCAAAGTGGTACACGTCATGTTCAAAAAAGTTGAAGATGACCCAAGTTTAATGGAAGATGTCACATCAAAATGTATCAATGGTGATTTCAGAATTTACGCAACCGATAGAGAATGTGATTCCATTAAATTTGTTCGTTGCGTTTCAATGCAATGGGtgaaagtaagtaaaataagtatcttCCATCCAGATAATGTCTTATTTTGTATAATCGTgcttaaacaaatgttttaatttttctcaTGTCGCGTGCaatataagtatgtaatttatttttatctcattaCAGCGCTGTACGGACTGGGATGACAGTTCTAAATGTCAACAATTTAAGGGATTAGTTCAAGAATGTGTGAATTTCTTtccatgaattttatttatcaatattaatattaataaaaaggaGCAAAACatgcatattattatgattaaacTAAACTGGAGCAGccaaattttgttttaataattttaaaccttaCGACATACGAAGTTagagttttaattgttttttgctGAAATAGATAACGTTAGATAAGTGCAAGTGCACAATAtcagttataataaaaataataattatgttctggTGTCTCATTGTATTCTTAGCAACTGCTGCTATCAGTGCCTTTACCTCCTAAACGTGGTAACAGAAATTTTTGTTTCCCATTAAATTAAGAATAAGCTGTAATAACTTCAACTGAAAAATAGCAATGGACCAGGAATTGAGCCCTGAGGGATTCCCATGGAAATGGCTATTCCTGAAGATCTTGTCTTATCATTAACATatactttttgtaaaatatcgtTCAGGTATGTTCCAATATGAGCCAATGATGAGTATTTCATATTACCATTCGATACAAATACCTGGTAAATGTTCATAGACACGCAATTTGATGTCTTGTTTCAATCAAAGCAAAAGAATAAGTCACTTATTGTGTTCAGTGCACAATAAAATCTAATGGCATTATACAAAACTCGACCTTCCCAACGCAAGTGATATACCATGTCGAGGCAGACAGGTCATTAGAAATCCATAGTCCTGCCTTCCTCCACAGAGTCCCTCATGAAACTGCTCCCCATGCACGAGGACGGCAGAATTTTCATTAGTATAAAAATCTCTCGAAAACAGCGATACAaggaaatattatgaaaaaaatatacattgagGTAACAATtctgattaaataattattcggGTACAATTTTATGGTATTTAGATCACTATATTACACCCTCATGGaaatataaacatataaatacatgCCACAGGCAATGTTTTCGTGACAGTTATCCTAAGTGTCAATGTGAACAATGTTTAGCACATACGGCGTTGTGATATTGAGTTTCGTATTCGTTAGACTATCGGTAAGATTATAtttcaagttaaaaaaatattgccttaGTTTCATCGAACTAAAATTGATATCAATAATTTTGGAAAACTTAATCGTTAAGacataacaaacaatattaaccCTATATAATTTTACAGGAAGGCTATGATACCGAACAATGCAAAGACTACGGTGAAGTAAGTTAATGTTTAATCTGAACacttaaatacaaaatgtatttttttaagtgtgtGGTCgaaaatattgattaaatattttatttttgttaaaagttaGATAAGTGCCTCACTAACGCATTAGATTCTAtctgtaatgttagtgatacagttgtgaataaataaataaatatgtttttttttctagtatcTATTGGATTGTTGCAAGAATGAGTTTCCATCAAACAGATTTTCAATACCAGATGATGTATCAGACTGCCGTTATATGAATCTTTCACGGGtgagaattttattataatttgggtTTATTTCATTTGCATTGCTACTGGAAACGCATTAatcgattttatatttatgtttttttgcagTGCGAAGAAGACATGTGTGGAGCTAAAAAAATGGGTTTTGCTACCGACGATGGTAAACTAGACACAGTCAAATTGCTACACATCATGTTCAAAAAAGTTGAAGATGACCCAAGTTTAATGGAAGATGTCACATCAAAATGTATCAATGGTGATTTCAGAATTTACGCAACCGATAGAGAATGTGATTCCATGAAATTTGTTCGTTGCGTTTCAATGCAATGGTtgaaagtaagtaaaataagtatcttccatctttttcatataaaagcttgcttaaacaaatatattttaacaaatgttttaagtTTTCCAATGTCACGtgcaatatacatatataatttattttaattctcatTACAGCGCTGTTCGGACTGGGATGACAGTTCTAAATGTCAGCAATTTAAGGGATTAGTTCAAGAATGTGTGAATTTCTTTCCATgaattgtattaataaatagtcatcaaaaaccgcaaatattcataatatgtaTTAAGCTGGAGCAATTAaatgtgtttataattttaaaccttgtaaaatatgaagttatagttcaaatagtttttttgtgtttgctgaaataaaaaaaaaatatggctgtATAAAACAAATGCACCATACCAGTTAT
This genomic window from Helicoverpa armigera isolate CAAS_96S chromosome 13, ASM3070526v1, whole genome shotgun sequence contains:
- the LOC110373360 gene encoding uncharacterized protein LOC110373360 isoform X2 — translated: MFKAYGVVILSFVIVRISAGLDTEKCQDYGQHLLDCCKKEFPSNRFPIPDDISECRHMNLSMCEEDMCGAKKMGFATDDGKLDTVKLLHIMFKKVEDDPSLMEDVTSKCINGDFRIYATDRECDSMKFVRCVSMQWLKRCSDWDDSSKCQQFKGLVQECVNFFP
- the LOC110373360 gene encoding uncharacterized protein LOC110373360 isoform X1, which produces MFKAYGVVILSFVIVRISAGLDTEKCQDYGQHLLDCCKKEFPSNRFPIPDDISECRHMNLSMCEEDMCEGKKMGFITDDGKLDTVKVVHVMFKKVEDDPSLMEDVTSKCINGDFRIYATDRECDSIKFVRCVSMQWVKRCTDWDDSSKCQQFKGLVQECVNFFP